The DNA sequence ATGCTTCAAGAAGTGCTGGTCTTGCTTTTGAAACTAGAGCTAGAATATTATTTGGCACTTTAATGACTGGTAAAAAATTCTTCTACAGCCATTATCAGCATGCTCTAAAAGTGAGAAAACTAATGCAAATGGACTTTGATAATGCATTCAAAAATGTTGATATCATAATATCTCCAACTTCTCCTATAACTGCAGGTCTTTTAGGTACAAGAGACCAAACAGACAGTGCTTTAGGTTTCTTAGCAGATAGTTATGCTTCTAATATTAACTTGGTAGGTCTTCCTGCTATGAGCGTGCCTTGCGGAGTTGATAAAAACAATATGCCTATAGGTATACAGTTTATAGCTAAGCAGTTTGATGAGGCTTCTATGTTTAAAATGGCTTATGCTCATGAAATAAATTACAAATAATTATAGTTTTAATAAAAAT is a window from the Brachyspira sp. SAP_772 genome containing:
- a CDS encoding amidase family protein; its protein translation is ASRSAGLAFETRARILFGTLMTGKKFFYSHYQHALKVRKLMQMDFDNAFKNVDIIISPTSPITAGLLGTRDQTDSALGFLADSYASNINLVGLPAMSVPCGVDKNNMPIGIQFIAKQFDEASMFKMAYAHEINYK